From Oncorhynchus tshawytscha isolate Ot180627B linkage group LG27, Otsh_v2.0, whole genome shotgun sequence, a single genomic window includes:
- the LOC112258880 gene encoding neuronal pentraxin-1: MQTIKKAISWKLFILSYLFVEGSCQDFGGGQTQFICTSVPKDMDICAATLQNSMPGEDLKTTVMQLRETVLQQKETIMNQKETIRELTSKLTRCEGQSAPEPGPGGRRKETGIKNTMGDVSRGPSDTLAQLSQTLQSLKQRLENLEQFSRNNNSVQANSLKDLLQSKIDDLEKQVLSRVNSIEDGKPGLRNETEQRGRVESTLTSLHQRITDLEKGQKENRPLDKFQLTFPLRTNYMYAKVKKSLPEMYAFTVCMWLKSNASPGVGTPFSYAVPGQANELVLIEWGNNPMEILINDKVAKLPFIINDGKWHHICVTWTTRDGVWEAFQDGVMRGSGENLAPYHPIKPQGVLILGQEQDTLGGGFDATQAFVGDLANFHIWDRKLSIGEIYNLATCSSKAQIGNVFSWLESSIDIYGGASKWTFEACRQLN; the protein is encoded by the exons ATGCAGACCATTAAGAAGGCAATCTCTTGGAAACTTTTTATACTTTCTTACTTATTCGTGGAGGGTTCGTGCCAAGACTTTGGTGGTGGACAGACTCAATTTATTTGCACGTCGGTGCCCAAAGATATGGACATATGCGCCGCTACCTTGCAAAACAGTATGCCTGGAGAGGATCTGAAGACCACCGTAATGCAGCTCCGGGAGACCGTCCTACAGCAGAAGGAGACCATTATGAACCAAAAAGAGACTATCAGAGAACTGACTTCCAAGTTAACTCGCTGTGAGGGCCAGAGTGCGCCCGAGCCCGGAcctgggggaaggagaaaagagaCGGGGATCAAAAATACTATGGGGGATGTATCAAGGGGTCCCTCGGACACTTTGGCGCAACTATCACAGACTTTACAGTCTCTAAAGCAGAGATTAGAAAATCTCGAG CAATTCAGTCGGAACAACAACTCGGTCCAGGCGAACAGTCTGAAAGACCTGCTACAGAGTAAAATCGACGATTTGGAGAAGCAGGTGTTATCCCGCGTGAACAGTATAGAAGATGGCAAGCCTGGGCTGCGGAACGAGACGGAGCAGCGCGGTAGAGTGGAGTCGACTCTCACATCCCTGCACCAGAGAATCACCGACCTCGAGAAAG GTCAGAAAGAAAACAGGCCCCTGGATAAATTCCAGTTGACATTCCCGTTGAGGACCAACTACATGTATGCCAAAGTGAAGAAGAGTCTCCCTGAGATGTACGCATTCACTGTCTGCATGTGGCTCAAATCCAATGCATCCCCAGGGGTGGGCACGCCGTTCTCCTACGCAGTGCCAGGGCAGGCCAACGAGCTGGTGCTGATTGAGTGGGGGAATAATCCTATGGAGATACTCATCAATGACAAG GTAGCTAAATTACCATTCATTATCAACGACGGGAAGTGGCATCACATCTGTGTCACATGGACAACTCGAGATGGAGTATGGGAGGCTTTCCAAGATGGAGTCATGAGGGGCAGTGGAGAAAACCTTGCTCCATACCATCCAATCAAACCACAAGGTGTTCTGATATTGGGACAAGAACAG GATACGCTTGGAGGGGGCTTTGATGCTACACAAGCTTTTGTTGGAGACCTGGCGAATTTTCATATCTGGGACCGGAAGTTGTCTATTGGAGAGATATACAACCTGGCAACTTGCAGCAGCAAAGCGCAGATAGGCAACGTGTTTTCGTGGTTGGAGAGCAGCATTGATATTTACGGAGGAGCCTCCAAGTGGACATTTGAGGCTTGTCGTCAACTGAACTGA